The Trichocoleus sp. sequence GAAAGCTTCTCACAGCCCTGGTTGGTGCTGATAGGGAAGCAAGCAATTAAGTTAGCTATCAATACGCTAATCACAAATTTAGGAGATCGAGGCAAAAAAGGGGTTGAAGATGATGTGCGGGAGTTTTTAGGAAAAACGTTACTCATTACCCTACAAGAAGAGGGAACGTCGTTTAAAGCAACCTTAATTAATGCGCTCGCAGCGTTGGTGCCTCAGCTTTTGCTGCAAACTGCCCCCACTCCTCAACCCGCAGTGAAAGTTACACGCAGTGTGGAAACGATCGTTCAACCAACAGCAAGTGCTGCTGGATCTGGCGTTGAGATTTCTAGAAATGTTGAGACAAGCATACAGTCAACAATTCAGCTTTCCCCAGCAGATGCACCGTCAAACACTGTCGAAGTGACAAAGAGTGTTGAAACCGCACTCGATCAACTGCTGCAAACTGAGGCACCCTCCAATTCAGAAGTACCTCAAGTAGATAAAACGATACAACAGCCGGTCGTTGCTCCTTCTCCAGAAGAAAAGGCTCAAATCTCCAGTGGAATTGATCGGGCATTGCAGCAGCCTTTACCCGGAATACCCGCGAATGAAGCAGATGTTGAAAAATTTATTGCTTCTCGTTTAGTTGAAATTTTAGGACAAAAATTTCTCAAAACCTTTGTCAAAAATATTCTCAAACAGTTAAGAGAGAAGTCACCCAAAGGTCACGCTAGCAGTCTGGAAGATTATCTCAATCTGTTTCCCTACATTGGTGCACCAGACGTATCAAAAACATTTCAAAGTGACGACTTTTTCGCCTATATGCGGGTCGCAGGACCCAATCCTCTCATGATTACCCGCATGACTGCACCCGATCCTCGTTTTCCAGTAACAGAGGAGCAGTATCGATCGATTATGGGCGAAGACTCGCTCCAGACCGCGATGCAAGAAGGACGAGTTTATCTGGCAGATTATGGGGTATTGGATGGAGCTTTGAACGGCACTTTTGGCGCTCATCCGCCTGTTCAGAAATATGTTTATGCGCCGCTGGCTTTATTCGCAGTTCCAACAGGGGATACAGCCGATCGGGCATTACGTCCGGTTGCGATCCAATGTGGTCAAAATCCGGCAGAATATCCCATCATTACGCCTGCTACGGGGGCGGATGCCTGGCTAATGGCAAAAACAATTGTCCAGATTGCCGATGTTAACTTCCACGAAGCCGTCTCTCACTTTGCCCGCACCCATTTACTGGTGGAACCTTTTGTCATCACCACACATCGACAACTGCCCACTACACATCCTTTATTTAAGCTACTCGTGCCGCATTTTCAGGGCACACTCGCAATCAATTTTGCCGCTCATCAATTTCTGATTGCGCCTCAAGGCGGCGTGAACGAGCTGCTATCCTCTACGATCGACAATTCTCGCGCTTTGATGGTGAAAGGATTTCAGGGGCGCGGATTCAATGCAGATATGTTGCCACAACGGTTGAAGGACCGTGGCGTTGATGACGAGAAAGCGTTGCCTGTTTATCCTTATCGGGATGATGGGCTGCTGATCTGGCAAGCAATTCACGATTGGGTTTCTGCCTATTTGAACCTGTATTATCAGTCTGATGCTGATGTTCAAAAGGATCAGGCACTACAAAATTGGGCAAAAGAACTCGTCTCTTTTGATGGCGGTCGTATCCCAGATTTTGGCGATCGAGGCGATGGTGCGATCGAAACGCTAGCTTATTTGAGCGATGCCGTCACCATGATCATTTTTACCGGAAGTGCCCAACATGCCGCCGTTAACTTCCCCCAAAACGATATCATGAGCTTTGCCCCTGGTATGCCCACCGCAGGTTACTTACCAGCAAAAGCGATCGCCTCAGAAGCCACACAAAAAGATTGGTTGAATCTTCTGCCGCCCCTCGACCAAGCACAATCGCAATTAAATTTACTGTATCTGCTCGGTTCAGTCCATTTCACTCAGCTGGGAAATTACGACCCCAACTATTTTACTGATCCCAAGGTGACAGCACCGTTGACAGTACTCCAAAATCGATTGAAAGCAATTGAAGTAACGATCGATCAGCGCAACCAAACTCGCCCTGAGTACAATTACCTTAAACCCTCCAACATTCCTCAGAGCATCAATATTTGATTGCTTTAAGTCCTGCATTAGTTCACCTGAGCTGGCAACAGCCAAAGCACCTGAATTAACTGGGAATGCACTTAGCTCCTGAATTGTGATCTCGTCAAGAGTTTATCTTTTCAGGAGCTTTTGAATGAGTAGGAAAACAATTATTTCGCTGATAAAACCAAACTCGCTTGGAAGATGAATCTATACTGAATTTTAATTATTTTTAAGTACGATATGTTATGCAGAAATATGGAAAAATTACTGTGAACCCTTTCCTTGCAGGGGTTTACTTTTTCATGTAAAAAGACAATATTATTATTTAATAAGTATTTATTCTGCACCTGAAACATACTCATATCCTAACGCAGTATTTTTTGATGTTGATTGAGTTTTTGCTTACAGATTTGAGTGCAAATCAATAAATTTAATTATTTCTATTCGCTTAGCCAATCTGAATGATTTTGAATAACTGTTGCAACTTTTACAGTACCAATTCCTCATCTTTCAAAGAGAAAATAGTTTCATTCTCATTTTCATACTCATAATTTATTTTATTTGTGAAACCGATTATTCAAATTCTATCATTTATATTATTCATTGATATCAATTAACGTATTAATCAATTTAGCAGTTAAGACGATCGCTAAGTTCAGCGGATTATGTATTCAGGAACACTCTTCATTGCCTGTAGTATATTCACGATTTAGAAACTATCTGCGAACTAAAAATATATGGTATAAAACAGTCTTTACTGCTTCCTTTTGCAGCTTATTAATCCGTCCTGTCAGCTATTTAGGCTGTTCTTCAAGCTCAATGAAACGAAGATTTGTCATTTCTTTTTTAGGTACACTGCTTGTCACCCTCATTCTATCGATCGGTTTAAGGGTGGTTGCACCAATTTCCACAAACGCTCAATCGACAACGCTTTTAGTTGCAGCCGCTGCCAGCTTACGGAATGCCCTAGAGGAACTTGATCCTATTTTTGAGCAGGCTCATTCAGGCATAACTGTAAATTACAACTTTGCAGCATCAGGCCCTTTACAACAGCAAATCCAGCAAGGTGCCCCCGTTGATGTCTTTTTCTCTGCTGCAACAGCACAGATGGACGTATTGCAAAACGAAAGCCTTATCCTCACTGACACTCGACGGAACCTTCTGACCAACCAACTCGTTCTCATTGTGCCTGGTGACTCTACCTTGGGGTTAACCAGCTTCCGCCAGTTGACAAACTCAAACGTCAGACGAATTTCAGTTGGTGAACCACGCAGCGTTCCTGCCGGAAGGTATGCTCAAGAACTATTCACCCGCCTGGGACTTTCCGAGCAACTGCGATCGAAATTCGTTTATGGCAACTCTGTTCGCAGCGTTTTGGGAACGGTCGAGAGCGGCAATGCGGATGCAGGAGTGGTTTACGTCACAGATGCCAAAGTTTCCAATCGAGTGAGACAGGTGGCAACGGCACCCAGCAACCTCCACTCCCCCATCGTCTATCCGATCGCTGTAATCAAGGCAAGCCGAAATCAACAAGCTGCTCACACTTATACTCAATTTTTAGGGAGTAGGCAAGCGCAAGACATCTTCAAGAAATACGGATTTGGAATTGCTCAATAAGGTTCGCTCCTATGTCCTCTGATTTATCACCGCTCTGGATCTCTCTCAAGACTGCCGGACTAGCAACAGTTATCACATTTTTGCTCGGCACTGCTGCGGCTTACTGGATGCTGGGATATCGGGGACGGTGGAAATCGCTAATTGAAGGCATTTTGATTGCTCCGCTGATTTTGCCGCCAACGGTGGTTGGTTTTTTGCTGCTGCTGCTGTTTGGCAAAAACGGACCCCTTGGAAAAGTGATGCAATCCTTCGATTGGACAATTATCTTCACCTGGTATGCAGCAGTGGTAGCGGCAGTTGTTGTCTCATTCCCGCTGATGTACAGAACGGCATTGGCTGCTTTTGAACAGATTGACAAAAGTTTATTGCAAGTTGCCAGAACGCTGGGAGCCTCTGAAGCAAGAATTTTTTGTTGGATTCTTCTACCGCTTGCTGTTCCCGGTCTTCTTGCAGGAATGGTCCTCGCGTTTGCACGGGCACTGGGAGAATTTGGTGCCACGCTGATGCTGGCTGGTAATATTCCCGGACAGACCCAAACGATGCCAATGGCAATCTACTTTGCAGTTGAAGCGGGAGACATGGGGGAAGCCTGGCAATGGGCGATCGTGATCATGAGCCTTTCGCTATCAGGTCTGGTGCTGGTGAATCTTTGGCAGAAGCAGTATGAGCAAAAGCTGCACGGTAGGCAAGCAGGCTGGATTGAAGCAGATGAGCCAGTTAATCGGGGCGGCAAACGGACAGAACCCGCTCACTCAGGATATGGAACAAAACCACAGCTATTGCATCAGGGTGAAGGATTGTTGGTTGATATTGAAAAACAGTTCCCTGCTTTCACGCTGGATATCGCTTT is a genomic window containing:
- the modA gene encoding molybdate ABC transporter substrate-binding protein; this translates as MKRRFVISFLGTLLVTLILSIGLRVVAPISTNAQSTTLLVAAAASLRNALEELDPIFEQAHSGITVNYNFAASGPLQQQIQQGAPVDVFFSAATAQMDVLQNESLILTDTRRNLLTNQLVLIVPGDSTLGLTSFRQLTNSNVRRISVGEPRSVPAGRYAQELFTRLGLSEQLRSKFVYGNSVRSVLGTVESGNADAGVVYVTDAKVSNRVRQVATAPSNLHSPIVYPIAVIKASRNQQAAHTYTQFLGSRQAQDIFKKYGFGIAQ
- a CDS encoding lipoxygenase family protein; translated protein: MDSINAPLQGNTSADLYQYNYTYLESIGMVEKLPAGESFSQPWLVLIGKQAIKLAINTLITNLGDRGKKGVEDDVREFLGKTLLITLQEEGTSFKATLINALAALVPQLLLQTAPTPQPAVKVTRSVETIVQPTASAAGSGVEISRNVETSIQSTIQLSPADAPSNTVEVTKSVETALDQLLQTEAPSNSEVPQVDKTIQQPVVAPSPEEKAQISSGIDRALQQPLPGIPANEADVEKFIASRLVEILGQKFLKTFVKNILKQLREKSPKGHASSLEDYLNLFPYIGAPDVSKTFQSDDFFAYMRVAGPNPLMITRMTAPDPRFPVTEEQYRSIMGEDSLQTAMQEGRVYLADYGVLDGALNGTFGAHPPVQKYVYAPLALFAVPTGDTADRALRPVAIQCGQNPAEYPIITPATGADAWLMAKTIVQIADVNFHEAVSHFARTHLLVEPFVITTHRQLPTTHPLFKLLVPHFQGTLAINFAAHQFLIAPQGGVNELLSSTIDNSRALMVKGFQGRGFNADMLPQRLKDRGVDDEKALPVYPYRDDGLLIWQAIHDWVSAYLNLYYQSDADVQKDQALQNWAKELVSFDGGRIPDFGDRGDGAIETLAYLSDAVTMIIFTGSAQHAAVNFPQNDIMSFAPGMPTAGYLPAKAIASEATQKDWLNLLPPLDQAQSQLNLLYLLGSVHFTQLGNYDPNYFTDPKVTAPLTVLQNRLKAIEVTIDQRNQTRPEYNYLKPSNIPQSINI